One part of the Sebastes fasciatus isolate fSebFas1 chromosome 8, fSebFas1.pri, whole genome shotgun sequence genome encodes these proteins:
- the LOC141771987 gene encoding uncharacterized protein LOC141771987 has protein sequence MVQASGLHTKSAGPHRNLCRNWNRKVSPVHSVLQSASLSEVLCLYIITSPFCPPVSLVIRGTVSLYHHQSILSSSQPRYQRYCVSLYHHQSILSSSQPRYQRYFVSLYHHQSILSSSQPRYQRYCVSISSPVHSVLQSASLSEVLCVYIITSPFCPPVSLVIRGTVSLYHHQSILSSSQPRYQRYCVSLYHHQSILSSSQPRYQRYCVSISSPVHSVLQSASLSEVLCLYIITSPFCPPVSLVIRGTVCLYIITSPFCPPVSLVIRGTLCLYIITSPFCPPVSLVIRGTVSLYHHQSILSSSQPRYQRYCVSISSPVHSVLQSASLSEVLCVSISSPVHSLLQSASLSEVLCLYIITSPFCPPVSLVIRGTVCLYIITSPFSPPVSLVIRGTVSLYHHQSILSSSQPRYQRYFVSLV, from the exons ATGGTGCAAGCCAGCGGCCTCCACACTAAATCAGCAGGACCACACAGGAACCTTTGTAGGAACTGGAACCGGAAG GTTtcaccagtccattctgtcctccagtcagcctcgttatcagaggtactgtgtctctatatcatcaccagtccattctgtcctccagtcagcctcgttatcagag gtactgtgtctctatatcatcaccagtccattctgtcctccagtcagcctcgttatcagaggtactgtgtgtctctatatcatcaccagtccattctgtcctccagtcagcctcgttatcagaggtactttgtgtctctatatcatcaccagtccattctgtcctccagtcagcctcgttatcagaggtactgtgtctctatatcatcaccagtccattctgtcctccagtcagcctcgttatcagaggtactgtgtgtctatatcatcaccagtccattctgtcctccagtcagcctcgttatcagaggtactgtgtctctatatcatcaccagtccattctgtcctccagtcagcctcgttatcagaggtactgtgtgtctctatatcatcaccagtccattctgtcctccagtcagcctcgttatcagaggtactgtgtctctatatcatcaccagtccattctgtcctccagtcagcctcgttatcagaggtactgtgtctctatatcatcaccagtccattctgtcctccagtcagcctcgttatcagaggtactgtgtgtctctatatcatcaccagtccattctgtcctccagtcagcctcgttatcagaggtactttgtgtctctatatcatcaccagtccattctgtcctccagtcagcctcgttatcagaggtactgtgtctctatatcatcaccagtccattctgtcctccagtcagcctcgttatcagaggtactgtgtctctatatcatcaccagtccattctgtcctccagtcagcctcgttatcagaggtactgtgtgtctctatatcatcaccagtccattctctcctccagtcagcctcgttatcagaggtactgtgtctctatatcatcaccagtccattctgtcctccagtcagcctcgttatcagaggtactgtgtgtctctatatcatcaccagtccattctctcctccagtcagcctcgttatcagaggtactgtgtctctatatcatcaccagtccattctgtcctccagtcagcctcgttatcagag gtactTTGTGTCTCTTGTATAA